GCAGGGTCGGTTCCCTTCATCTTTTTAACTGCAAAGACTGAGCGATCCGATATGCGACAGGGCATGGAGTTGGGCGCGTACGACTACCTGACAAAACCCTTTACCCGCACTGAGTTGCTTGGAGCCGTACACGCTCAACTGAAAAAGCGGGATTTGATGATGCAGCAATACACAACCGCTTGTGAGCAAACCGAACAGTTGCGCCAACGATTGCACGAGTTGCAACAGTTTAGTGATGCCAAAGGGCAACTGCTGAATAACTTGATTGATGAACTGCGAAATCCGCTGTCTAATATCAGCCTTTCCATCCGGATGCTAAAGGAAGGGATTCCCGGTGCTCAGCGCGATCGCTACCTCAAGATCTTGCAGGAAGAATTCTCCCGTGAAATTGCTCTGTTAAATCAAGTGTCTGAGCTGCAACAACTCCTTACCCCAGCCAACATTAAGCTGTTGCGACAATTCAATTTGCTGCAAGGCAAATCTGAGGGGTAGGGGAACAGAAAAAAGAAATAAAGAAGAGGGAAGAAAGAAAAAGGAAGAGGGAAGAAAAAAAGAAGAGAGGATAGCAGGGTGCCTTGACTCGTTGCCAGGTATAGCCGTAGCCACATTTGATGGGGCGGAGTTGAGTCAGGAAGCTTTCCCAGCATCAGGGTTTGAGTTATTGCCTTTGCCTTCAGCTTTCTCACTAAAGCTATGTTTTCCTGGTGAGAATGTGGGAAACCTGAATAGGAGGGGGAGCGTCGCTCTACCCAGCCCTTGCATGAATTATTGCTGAACTTCAAGAACTCCCTGCAAGAGCACAATTGAATGACTATGATTGAGACGGTTATCTTTGCTTGCTCAGCCTATGGAATCGCCACGCCCTACTTCTTCTGCCCATGCCCGTCAAACTCGCCAACAGTTTGTTAATCCTGAAGATTACCTCTCCTATGAGTTGGGCAAGGCTGTTCGAGAGTTGCCCCCGCTCTACACCCGGTTGCTCGCGGGCAGCCTGACTGCCCTAGTCTTAGGAGCCATCACCTGGGCACACTTCAGCAAAGTTGATGAGGTGGCGACCACTCAAGGTGAGCTGATTCCTGCTCAGCAGGTTCGTCCCGTACGCGCACTGGACGGTGGCATCATTCGGGAAATTCGAGTCAAGGAAGGCGATCGCGTTCAACAGGGCGATATCTTGATTGAGCAAGACCCGGACGTATCCGATGCAGCGGTAGAACGGTTAAGACAATCTGCCGAGCTGATTCGCCAGGACATTGCCCGGTTAGAGGCAGAGCGAACAGGTCAGACCCGTGCTGGAACTGCATTACAAGATCAGTTGTTAGCCGCACGGTTGCGTGAGTTTGATACCCGACAGGCGGCGGCTGTGGCAGAGACAAACCGACAATCAGCGGCGATCGCAGAAGCCCGTGCCCAATTGGCTCGCCTTCAAGAAAATCTGTCAAACGCCAGAATTAGCCTGCGAAATGCTGAAGAACGAGAACGCAGCCTGCGTGGGTTAGTGGATGGGGCTATTCCTCGATTTGATTACCTGGAAGCCAAAGATCGCCTGACCCAGGCACAAGACCAGGTGTCTTCATTGGAGCAGGAGATTGCTGGACAGCGGCAAGCGATTCGACAGGCAGAGCAAGCCTATCAAGCGGCTCGTCAAGCTTCTGGAACCCTCAGTTCACAACGCGAAGGGGAGATCATCGCTCAACTCAACCAACGCCGCGAAGAGTTGACCAACATCGAGGGACAACTGGAGCAAGCCACCAAACAGCGCGATCGCGAAACCCTGCGAGCACCCATCAGTGGCAGAATCTACAACGTACAGGCAACCTTGGGCGAAGGCACTGTAGAGCCTGGAGAAGAGTTGCTCTCCATTCTGCCGGATGGCAATAACCTGATGCTGGAAGTGAAGGTGTTGAACCGGGATATTGGCTTTATCCATGAAGGGATGCGAGCAAAGGTAAAACTCGCCACATTCCCCTTCCAGGAGTTTGGCACGATCGAAGGAAAAGTGGTGCAGATTAGCCCAAACGCCACGCTGGACGAAAATTTGGGTCTGATCTTTACCGCCACAATTGAACTTAGCCGCACCACCGTTCGGGTGCAAAACCGCGATGTAGAATTGGTTCCCGGAATGGCAGCGACGGCTGAACTGGTAACTCGTCAACGATCGGTGTTGACCTTCTTGATTGAACCGATTACTCGCCGATTTGATGAAGCCTTTGGGGTGAGGTAATGTAGTTAAACCCTTGACGAGGAGCGATCGCCCCTATGGCTAAAGTGTTTGATTGCATCACTGACGACTTGCAACGATTCATCGCCGCTCAACATATCTTCTTCGTTGCAACGGCACCCCTTAGCCCTACCGGACATATCAACGTTTCTCCCAAAGGGCTCGACAGCTTTCGCATCCTCTCTCCCAACCGGGTTGCCTACCTCGACCTGACGGGGAGTGGCAACGAAACCTCGGCTCACCTGCTGGAGAATAGTCGCATTACCCTGATGTTTTGTGCTTTTCAGGGAGCACCACTGATTCTGCGTCTCTATGGACAGGGCAAAGTGTTGCTCCCCACAATGTCGGGTTGGGACACGTTCGCAGGGTTATTCCCCGATATCCCTGGAATTCGGCAAATGATTGTGGCGGATATCGATCGCGTCCAAACGTCTTGCGGTACAGGGGTTCCGCTGTTTGAACACACGGGCGATCGCGATGAGTTGGTGAAGTGGGCAACGAAGAAAGGCGATGATGGGTTGCGCGACTACTGGCAACTCAAAAACATGAAAAGTATTGATGGTTTACCCTCTCCCCTCAGTTTAGAAATGCAGTAAATCTTGAATTACTCTGCTTTTATCTTTAAGCCAAACTATCTGGGCATTCTATAAATAAATTAAGTGCATTGGTAGAATTTTGTGAAATACAACTCAGAGAAGCATCACAGGCGATCGACCCGATTAAAAGAGTATGACTATTCATCACCTGGAACGTATTTCATCACAATTTGTGCCTATCAACGATAGTGTTTGTTTAGAGCAATCGCTGCTGGTGAGATGCAATTGAGTGAATTTGGGCAAATCGTGTCAACGGAATGGCAGCGATCGGCGATGATTCGGCAAGAAATTGAATTTGATGCTTGGGTGATCACGCCGAACCATAGCGGTTGATAGGGGCGAATTGCCATTCGCCCAACATACTTGCAATGCAACCTCGATCCTTGTCATCTTGTGTTGCAGGTTTCAAAGTAGCTGTGACAAGGCAAATTAACATCCTTCGCAACGCACCTAGAAGCTCAGTTTGGCAACGCAGTTATTACGACCACATTATTCGTAGCGAGCGATCGCTGCATTTTTTACGGCAATACATTCAGCAAAATCCCCTTTGTTGGCAGGAAGACCAATTGCATCCTGACAATCCTTCTGATTGGTAGATTGGCAAAAGACCCCGAAATCTCAAAGATTCCGGGGGTTGCTGTCAAGAGAATTTTGTTATACAGCGATCGCTTCCATATCGCGACTATATTCACCCAATGCGGCTGCACTATTGCACTTAGCTCGGTGATACAGGGCTTTTTGAGCAGCGGCTACGTTTTCGTCGCGTCCTCCCCAGGTTTGCATTGCGGCTTGTTGCAGTGCCCGACCGTAGGAGAAGGTGAGATGCCAGGGAAGTTGTCCCTTAAACAGTTGATTCATGGCGTTGAGGTGAGCGGTCGCATCCTCATCGCTTTGACCTCCAGACAGGAAGGCGCATCCGGGGACTGAAGCCGGAACGCAATCGAGCAAGCACTTCACGGTGGCTCTGGCGACTTCTTCTGCACTGACCTGATTTGGCGAATTTTCACCGGGAATCACCATGCTGGGTTTCAAGATCATCTGATCCAGGTCAATGCCCTGACGGTGCAGTTCATAAAAGACGGTTTTTAGCGTCTCCTGATGAACCTCATAGCTGCGTTCCAGGGTGTGGTCACCATCCATCAATACTTCCGGCTCCACAATCGGGACTAACCCGCCTTCCTGACACAACGCGGCATAACGTGCCAGAGCGTGAGCGTTGACCTCAATGCAACGCCGCGAAGGAATGCCATCGCCAATGGTAATCACCGCTCGCCATTTGGCAAATCGGGCACCCATGTCATAGTACTCTTTGATGCGATCGCGCAAGCCATCTAAGCCCTCGGTGACAACCTCGTTAGGAGATTTTGCCAGCGGTTTTGCTCCGGCATCCAGCTTAATGCCTGGAATGATGCCTGCATCCATCAAGACTTTGGTAAACGGCACCCCATCTTTGGTCGATTGCCGAATGGTTTCGTCAAACAGGATGACGCCACTAAAGAAATTACCAATGCCCGATGCGGTGAACAGCATCTCGCGATAGGCTCGCCGCATCTCTTCAGTGGTAGGAATGCCTAATTTTTGAAATCGTTTATTGGCAGTGCCATAGCTTTCATCGGCTGCCAAAATGCCTTTTCCCGGTGCGACCATGGCTTTTGCGGTCGCTTTCAACTCCTCGGTATACATCCCTGAAATGCCTCCTTGCAATGGTCTTGGAATAGGGACTGGGTGTGGTCTT
This DNA window, taken from Oscillatoria sp. FACHB-1407, encodes the following:
- a CDS encoding class I fructose-bisphosphate aldolase; its protein translation is MYTEELKATAKAMVAPGKGILAADESYGTANKRFQKLGIPTTEEMRRAYREMLFTASGIGNFFSGVILFDETIRQSTKDGVPFTKVLMDAGIIPGIKLDAGAKPLAKSPNEVVTEGLDGLRDRIKEYYDMGARFAKWRAVITIGDGIPSRRCIEVNAHALARYAALCQEGGLVPIVEPEVLMDGDHTLERSYEVHQETLKTVFYELHRQGIDLDQMILKPSMVIPGENSPNQVSAEEVARATVKCLLDCVPASVPGCAFLSGGQSDEDATAHLNAMNQLFKGQLPWHLTFSYGRALQQAAMQTWGGRDENVAAAQKALYHRAKCNSAAALGEYSRDMEAIAV
- a CDS encoding pyridoxamine 5'-phosphate oxidase family protein, whose product is MAKVFDCITDDLQRFIAAQHIFFVATAPLSPTGHINVSPKGLDSFRILSPNRVAYLDLTGSGNETSAHLLENSRITLMFCAFQGAPLILRLYGQGKVLLPTMSGWDTFAGLFPDIPGIRQMIVADIDRVQTSCGTGVPLFEHTGDRDELVKWATKKGDDGLRDYWQLKNMKSIDGLPSPLSLEMQ
- a CDS encoding transposase; the protein is MQPRSLSSCVAGFKVAVTRQINILRNAPRSSVWQRSYYDHIIRSERSLHFLRQYIQQNPLCWQEDQLHPDNPSDW
- a CDS encoding ATP-binding response regulator translates to MSKILVIEDERPVRTNIVDLLSVEGFEAIGAENGRIGLQLIQEQEPDLVICDVLMPKMDGFEVLRALSQKSDAGSVPFIFLTAKTERSDMRQGMELGAYDYLTKPFTRTELLGAVHAQLKKRDLMMQQYTTACEQTEQLRQRLHELQQFSDAKGQLLNNLIDELRNPLSNISLSIRMLKEGIPGAQRDRYLKILQEEFSREIALLNQVSELQQLLTPANIKLLRQFNLLQGKSEG
- a CDS encoding HlyD family type I secretion periplasmic adaptor subunit; its protein translation is MESPRPTSSAHARQTRQQFVNPEDYLSYELGKAVRELPPLYTRLLAGSLTALVLGAITWAHFSKVDEVATTQGELIPAQQVRPVRALDGGIIREIRVKEGDRVQQGDILIEQDPDVSDAAVERLRQSAELIRQDIARLEAERTGQTRAGTALQDQLLAARLREFDTRQAAAVAETNRQSAAIAEARAQLARLQENLSNARISLRNAEERERSLRGLVDGAIPRFDYLEAKDRLTQAQDQVSSLEQEIAGQRQAIRQAEQAYQAARQASGTLSSQREGEIIAQLNQRREELTNIEGQLEQATKQRDRETLRAPISGRIYNVQATLGEGTVEPGEELLSILPDGNNLMLEVKVLNRDIGFIHEGMRAKVKLATFPFQEFGTIEGKVVQISPNATLDENLGLIFTATIELSRTTVRVQNRDVELVPGMAATAELVTRQRSVLTFLIEPITRRFDEAFGVR